CTAATTATGATGcattattttatataagtttttttttgataattgaggagggggagcgcttgtaggaggatttgaacccacgaccttggcATTTGCTgcccagcgcttataccatttgagttacagcTCGTTGGTATTTTATATAAGTTATTATGAGAGAATTTCATGAAATATCAGTTTAGGTAAGATTTTCAAAGCTGAGACTTTAAACTTAAAAATCTAACTCAGGTCTATTTTTGTAccataaagaaattaaaatagcGGTATAGATATTGGCACGTGCATTTagtaggaaaagaaaaaaaataaagaagacgAACTATAAAGACCACAAACACATTTCTTTtttatcacaaaaaaaaacccaacctttctttttcctttcaggcATATTAGTACCAAagacttaaattttaattaattaaaaaaaagtattaatttttcaaaaaattgatcataaattttaaacaaaaataaaaacaaatgtttcattttaactttaatttttaaacaaaatgtaatatttttgccaaaaataaaaattaaattagtgtgGATAAAAGCTGGAAAATTTAGATTTTGGGATGATTAATCATCTCTTTTAATACTCTCATTCTCTCTCTGTGTTTCTGCAATGTTATAAGCGTTTACATAAAACGATGATCAGAATCACTATTTTAACATATTTCTCTGATTAAACTCTGTTGAATCAAATTAATGGCAGCCACTGCCACTGTTGCTCTCTCTATTATCccttcttgttcttcttcatcttctgcTACTGCAAATGCAGCTTCATTATCTTCTTCCTATTCCTTCTTTACAGGTGGCACCCACCACCTCTGGTCCCACAAGAAATTATCTTCTCTAGCTTTAACATCTTCATCTCCCAAGTTCAGGACCAAGGCTTCCAATTCTAATAATCGGTATGGACCTGAAATTTCTGCTTCTGGGGATTATTATGCTACTCTTGGTATCCCTAAATCTGCCTCCACTAAGGAAATTAAAGCTGCTTATCGTAAGTTAGCTCGTCAGGTACTCTACAAATTCATCCTTTTTGCTTTCTTTATTTCATGTGAAGTTTGTTTCTTAATGGCTATTCGGTTGTTGGGTGTCTAAATTTCAATCGAATTTGAGGTGGGTGTGTTTAAAAAGAGACAAAAGTCATTTTTCTAGAGTGAAATTGGTGTCTAATTGGAGCTTTGTGGTGTCTCAATAGCTATGTAATCCATGTCTTTTATGATTTGGAATTGGTTTTATTGTGATTGCAGTATCACCCAGATGTTAACAAGGAACCTGGAGCAACTGACAAGTTCAAGGAGATAAGTGCTGCTTATGAGGTATGCATATGCACTAATGAACTCATTACCAATCTGCTTTTCGGActtttttatcactttttatttcttctttgttGTATTGGTTTCATATTGTATTTTGAATTTTCTAGTACAATGCTGTCAGGTGTTATCCGATGATAGCAAACGAGCCATGTATGATCGCTATGGTGAAGCTGGAGTTAAGAGTGCCGTAGGCGGGGGATCGAGTGCTTATGCGGTAATACTGCGTCTTCGCATCTCTACTTTATATGCTTTATTTCTTTCCAGCTCTTATCCTTTTATGAGCAGTAAGGGCTTTGTGGAATCATTTTTCCAATCTTGTTTTTCATAAAGTTGAAAGTGGCAATCTTAAAGATGTATAGTTGAAAGTGGCAATCTTGTTAGAGAGGAGAATAATCATTCTTTTCAATTGCTataattacaaataattttaaattctatgACTAAGTGAGTTGGCACAGACCATTCTCCGCTTGTCTCTAGATTTAAGActcacaaatttattttatctgcAGACTAATCCTTTTGATCTGTTTGAGACATTCTTTGGATCAAGCATGGGTGGTTTTCCTGGCGTGGAAACTGGGTTTGGGACACGCCGTCGTAGTACTGTTACTAAGGGTCAAGATTTACGGTAAGTTAATTTTAATGGAGATAATACTCAACAAATAGGAGAGAGAAAAGTCCAGGTGTGTTGGTGTTTACATTTTGGCATGATGtggttaaaaagggaaaaaaacgTAGAAAGAGAGAGCACATGAATTGCCACACAGAAAGCCTTACAATGTTCTTTAACAGTCGCTTTATCTTTTCTCTAATCATACATAATGAAACATGCTTTGTTCTTCAAATAGGTCACAAATTCTCAGAGACAGTATTTTAAGTCACATGAATTTATGTTTGGAAAAGGCacattgaactcttttccaagCATTGAATTGAACTCGGTGCATTTCTTGGTATTAATGTGTTTATGCTGATTTGTCAACAAAGTAAGCTGATTTGCTTGCATGCACCCAATAATGGTGTTATTTAATTGATTGCTTTTGAATATATGTATTCAAAATATCTGTCTATTTGCAGTTCTATGCCTTAAGTTGGGTCATAAGGTGCCATGTCCTCAAGGTTTATTGTTCTAATGTTTTACTATGTTTCTGTTAAAATGCTAGATATGCTTGACTTGCTATTTAATGATATTTCAGTTATGACATCACTTTAGAATTTTCGGAGGCTATATTTGGAGCTGAGAAAGATTTTGATCTTTCTCATTTGGAAACGTGTGAAGTTTGCGCCGGCACTGGAGCAAAGATAGGTTCCAAGATGAGAGTATGCTCAACTTGTGGTGGCAGGGGTCAAGTAATGAGAACTGAGCAGACACCCTTTGGCATGTTCTCACAGGTACAAAGCCTCTACCTGGTTCTCTATTCACGACCTTTCTAGAATGGGAAATCAAAGCATTAGATTTCATCACATTTTGTTTCTTGAACTGGAGATTTCTTGACACTGCTCAAGTGAAAATCTGATATTCTGCCGTGATGAAAAGAACAGTGACTATGTGATCTGTTCTATAAGTTTATTGGAAGTATTTTGAATAGTAAGACAGGAATGGATTGGTCAGAGTGACAAACAAGAATGACATGTAATGCATTCATTTGTAATGCGGTGGAAACAAGGCATTTTCATATGCAAGGGATAGCTCGGTATTAGTTTATAgaaaaaatgatgaaaatgtttattttatatgagTAAAgaatgcaaaaaaataaaataaaagtctcCAACAAATGAAAATACTCTAAACTATTGAAACTAATAATCAGGAGATCCCCAATCCCTCTGGATATTGGCTCAGAAATTCATCTGAAGAAACCGTTGATAGAGCACCAAAGAAAAGCCAATACAAAATTATAATAGTTCTTTTGACAGTGATGATTTTTTAGACCCCAATCAAACAGGCCATGTTGTGAAAATATGCAATGACAATGAACTTTTAATTCTTATTGAATAACATATTTCAGGCTTTGTATAGAGCCGAACTGTAACACAGACAGACAAACaagtttgtttattttttcaattgcttatttttctttttctatttttcacaTGGGATAATTGTTATATTTTGCTGCTTATGTCTCTGTTTTCTTGTACATATTAGGTGTCTGTTTGTCCAACTTGTAGTGGAGAAGGTGAAGTGATTTCTGAATACTGTCGAAAATGCTCTGGGGAAGGGCGAACACGTATTAGGAAAAATATTAAAGTCAAAGTCCCTCCTGGAGTTAGCACAGGCAGTATACTTAGAGTGGCTGGAGAAGGGGATGCTGGACCAAGAGGGTATGTCAAttaactttacttttcataTCCCGAAGCTTCATCAGGTTGTTTGATAAATCACAGTAGGCAATTTTAACTCCCTTATAAAAGGACTTATACCTTCACAATCACAATAAGGCTGGTTTTGGAAGTTTACAAACCTTCACCTGCTTCTATAGAAAAGACGTCTAAGGGTATCTCCAACTCAACTCCACAATAGAGTTTGGCCCTACCATATAAAGTAAACCAACTCCAATTAATCTCTAAAAACCTACTCTCTTTTACagttttcgatttttttacTCTACATGTAAAGTTTCCCTATTCACAGCTTTATAAggaatttttttgtaagtttctgattttataaattacttatttaacctattaatattaatttatataattatatcctATAATAAAATAGATGTTCAAATGTTATAATTCTATAATGGGAAAAGAGTCACTTATAcccctaacgtttggcttcaggatcaagtaagccctcaacgtcgAGAAAGGTtcatatgcccctaacgtcttaaaaaatgaacaaccaGCCCCCCTATTCATAAATGAGACATTGGgggcctgattgttcatttttaagACGTTCAAGGCAATATTTGCACCTTTTcagacgttgagggcttacttgatcctaaATCCAAACTTTAGGGGCATAGATAATCCTTTTCCCTTCTATAATTTCATATGTTCATTATTGTATTCCTTTATATATgacttatattaaaattaaataaaattattacttttaccatttgtattgtattttttattattttcatgtaATGTTTTTCTAGCATGTGTGTTTATTTAAAtgttacttttatttatttattaaaaaaaatcgatatttggatttgatttgaataagTTAAATTTAGTTACTTTATAAGTTATATAgtacaatatatttatttaaatttatattatttttttattaataaaaccaattattttttaatttttggatgaGTATGTTAAAAAAGCTTAAATTTGGGTATAAGTTGTTAAGATAATAAAATAGTGTAGCAAAATGTGATATGGTAAGAATATTTAGAGATATAGTTTGTAGATGGATAGAAACTTTAACTCTTTTTATATATAGAGTTACTCTAAAATAGAGATGGATTGGAGATGACCTAAGATTTTTCCAAATCTGACTCAAGAAAACTAAAGCTTCATCATTTTTGTGATGATTAGAGATATTCCTTCTAAAATTCTAGGTGCAGTTTTACAACATATGAGTGCAATCAATGCTAAAAATGACTGCGCAGATGCTGAAGCCATCTTGGTTCTTCTAAATGCAGTTATTGTATAGCTCTTTCTTGTAACTGGAGCAGACTCCCAAGTGCTTTCCatatttctttcctttttcttttgataTAGTCTTCATCTTTTTCCCCTTACAATGCtggtaattttgttttttgcaTCAAGGCTCTTGATCCTTAAAGAGTTGCAATCTCCCTCCCAAGAACTCACTCATAAATTGCATATGTAGGAGTAGAAGTGAACATTCATAACATTTGGTAACTGATAGTGCATGCATATCTTAAGCAGTTTTGTGCTGATTTACATGTTTCTGGATTACTGATTTATTCTGGTATCTGCAGTGGTCCCCCAGGAGATCTTTATGTGTATCTTGATGTTGAAGAAATGAGTGGAATCCAAAGAGATGGCATAAATCTCAACTCAACAATATCCATCAGTTATCTCGATGCAATTTTGGGAGCTGTTGTCAAGGTCATTCTTTTAAGTGATTCAAGTTAAATTTTTGTTAGAAGAATCAGTTAAATTTATCTACATTATAGTTAGCCACGGCCCATTGATTCTAAAATATTAAGCTAATAGGAAACAGGCCAAGAATGTACAAGCTTTAATACTGCTAGCACTAATGAtgttatagataattttattacaattgTGCAAATCCAGACGGCATAGAAGTCGGAAACAGTTATACAAAGCCAGTGATTACCTTTCTTTGAATTATTGGTCAATACTCTTTTATTTAATAGGGTACACAACTTGCAGTTTGAGTTTAATTGTTGAAAATGTTTCTGCCATGAGTTGCTTGTTGTAAAGAAGTAGAAACTAGAAACTAGAATTCCTTACTGCTTGATCTTTCTTCCCAATTAAAATGTGTTTAAGATGGTGTTAATATCTCAGACTCTAGAAATTTCATCtgcaatatataatataatcttAACTTAGGTGTATATCATAACAAGAAACAAAATCAGACGCTTTGATAATTGGCCCTTTTGGATTGTCCTATCTCACGTTACATTCTGCACAAATTAAATTTGCTTTTGTGGTGCCTTGGcaactcaatttaatttaatcgtGCCTTCCCAATTCTGTAGAGGGAGCCAGAAGGAGAGAACAAACCTCTCCACTATTAGCCAAAATAATTAGATCCTTTTGTGCATCTTTTCTTGGAAAATCACATTCATAAATTAAAGCTGGAGAATCCGAAATCTTGCTTGACTGGTTTGATTTGTTGACTTCGAAAACAGGTAAAGACAGTTGAAGGGACAAGTGAACTACAGATTCCAGCAGGTACGCAGCCTGGAGATGTACTAGTCCTGTCAAAGAAAGGTGCACCTAAACTGAATAAACCATCTATACGTGGTGATCACTTATTTTCTATTAAAGTGACCATACCAAATAGAACAAGGTATGCATTAGTTTTCTTCTCATCATCTAGTTTTTATTAATAGCTGCTCAATGTTATAATTTGTCTTTCTCAATAATGACTACACGGCATTCTCTCTATAAATTGTCATTCAGTTTATGCactttttttattagatttctGGTTGTTTGTATCATGAGTCATGacataataaataatatggcACTTCAAGTCGTTTAGACCTTCCGCTAGGTTCTGTAGCATCGAAATCTTCGTCTTCAACTCCAACTTTCCTGCCTATTACCTTGTCATTTTAAATGGTTCAGTTTCTGCTTGTTTGAACAATGATCCGCTTCTTATACATAGGCTAAATGCAGGTCAGTGGAAAGTTGATTTTCATGTCTAATACTTGACAATTTAGCTTCTCTACACTGCTAAATGAGATAGTATTCTGCCATTTATCTTTCTAGTAGAAACAAGCTCAGACTTTGATCAGTTCTGAGTACCAAATTTGATTGACATTTCCTATAGTTTGCGTTCTGGTTCTAAAATAATTTTCCTTAACCTCTCAAGCTTATGTCCTGATTTTCTGCTTACATTTACAGTGCCAAAGAGCGTGAATTACTTGAAGAACTTGCTTCTCTGAATAATACCACCAACACTAGATCACGAACGCGCACCATAACTCAACCTGCAAGTAAGCAATTGTTTGCCATTTGCAGATTACTTCTCCTTTCAAGTGATGAATTTTGAatgtgttattttatatatgcaTATGCTTTCCAGGCAAGCATGACAAAAAATGGTTGGTTAAAATCTGGAGTATCTTATTTGAAGCTAAAAGTGTGGGATGACCATAATTTTTAACTTTGTAGGTAAAACCAGAGAAACACCCCTAGTGGAAACTGTTGAGGAGAAAAAAACCGAGGAAGCAGAGGATGAAAATGACGTATGGAAGAAAGTAAAAGATTTTGCAGGGTATATGATTTTCTTATTTTGAACTTTACTGTTTGCCTGTTGCTGTGATCAAGTGCTGGGTTCATTGCATGCTGTCACCTATTTGCAGATGCTATGTTGTATGAAAATGGATTTGCTGAAATGGAAAACGGCGAAATGACATTTTTCACGACAATAGGTTATACATAGAAAGCTTAGGAGTTTTAAAAGCgttttcaaaaatgaaaataaattgctGAAATGTAGGAATTGATAAGATTCTATGCAACATAGCTTAGATATAATCACTTTTTAAAATCCTGAGCACATGTGGCTGTCCTTAGTGGCCTATTGGTAGCTGAGTTATGAATATTTAGTCGAATGAGTCCAATTTTTCTTGAGGTTTTTTCTAAAGATTATACAAACAAGTTGCATTGACTTTGTTGTGCCACTTTTCTATGATACACCCTTGCATCTATTTCTGACATCATCCATAAAGTTATTTCATGTATTAACTGAAATATTTTGACAGGTCCATCGCAGATGGTGCTATGAAATGGTTCAAAGACAACCTCTAATTTTGAAGTTTTCATGCTTTCATGACATCTGAAAACAAACCTCTGTGTTTCAAATTGGCCATTAGATATTTTTTGCTTCCCTCAGAGACAGTCCTAAGGGCCAATCCAACTTGGACTGTGCTGTAGAAAATTCAATGGCACCCTAGTATagattctttcattttttttttcacttgtaaATTT
This window of the Mercurialis annua linkage group LG5, ddMerAnnu1.2, whole genome shotgun sequence genome carries:
- the LOC126681256 gene encoding uncharacterized protein LOC126681256; amino-acid sequence: MAATATVALSIIPSCSSSSSATANAASLSSSYSFFTGGTHHLWSHKKLSSLALTSSSPKFRTKASNSNNRYGPEISASGDYYATLGIPKSASTKEIKAAYRKLARQYHPDVNKEPGATDKFKEISAAYEVLSDDSKRAMYDRYGEAGVKSAVGGGSSAYATNPFDLFETFFGSSMGGFPGVETGFGTRRRSTVTKGQDLRYDITLEFSEAIFGAEKDFDLSHLETCEVCAGTGAKIGSKMRVCSTCGGRGQVMRTEQTPFGMFSQVSVCPTCSGEGEVISEYCRKCSGEGRTRIRKNIKVKVPPGVSTGSILRVAGEGDAGPRGGPPGDLYVYLDVEEMSGIQRDGINLNSTISISYLDAILGAVVKVKTVEGTSELQIPAGTQPGDVLVLSKKGAPKLNKPSIRGDHLFSIKVTIPNRTSAKERELLEELASLNNTTNTRSRTRTITQPASKTRETPLVETVEEKKTEEAEDENDVWKKVKDFAGSIADGAMKWFKDNL